The nucleotide sequence GGCGAAACAAGAAACGCGATTTCCGCCGCCTGTGGATCGTCCGCATCAGCGCGGCGGCCAAGGCCAACGGCATTTCGTACTCGCGCCTCATCCACGGATTGAAGGAAGCGGGGCTCGAGCTCGATCGCAAGATCCTCGCCGAGATCGCCGTCAACGACAAAGAGGCGTTCACGCGTATCGTCGAAACGGTGCGACAGATCCCCGAGGGCGAACCGCGTCCGTAAGGGAGCGGATCGGCCCCCGATGACGCAGGCGGCTCATGGCCGATAGCATCACGCGGATCGTCGACGCCGCGCTGGCCCAGCTGGAGAGCACGGGCGACGCCGCCGCGCTCGATGCGTGGCGCGTGCGCTACCTTGGCAAAAAAGGCGAGGTCGCCGGGCTGATGCGCACGCTTTCCGCGCTGCCCGCCGAGGAGCGCCCCGCCGCGGGCGCGCGCGTCAACGAGGCGAAGACGCGGCTCGCCCAGGCATTCGAGCAGCGCGTCGCAGCGATTGAGATGGCTGCCGCCGCGTCGCGCGTCGCCGCCGAAGCGGTCGATGTCACGCTGCC is from bacterium and encodes:
- the rplT gene encoding 50S ribosomal protein L20 translates to MPRVRRGTKTRARHKKVLKAAKGYRESRGNTYASAKNTVRRAMRFQYRDRRNKKRDFRRLWIVRISAAAKANGISYSRLIHGLKEAGLELDRKILAEIAVNDKEAFTRIVETVRQIPEGEPRP